One segment of Panicum virgatum strain AP13 chromosome 1K, P.virgatum_v5, whole genome shotgun sequence DNA contains the following:
- the LOC120700444 gene encoding WRKY transcription factor WRKY51-like isoform X1 yields MITMDDLMSCGGGDSGGGGASVVPGGDGQATRPRPRQMMMEAVGDHQLTVSRIRTAVSVLGRRTGHARFRRGPAAVVVEHPSSSPDHQQPSGSVAAPGVVLDLVDFVKGRGRRDKAAFSASASGGSSSLPSTTTLTSLTAGEGSVSNGRFPPVGGGHAAGTPRPPAVSMLQQPAAPDYHYTPGAAPGSKCAGRARSENDAGKAHAGRCHCSKKRMPWQEVAREACGPRAGDQLPERRHPAGRLLLAQVRPEAHQGLAVSARVLQVQHGAGVPGAEARGARPRRAGDAHRHLRGRPPPRRPAGPGGRRCRRGTAGAHVDDQVKNEVHSKSPAPLPSAQ; encoded by the exons ATGATCACCATGGACGATCTGatgagctgcggcggcggcgacagcggcggcggcggggcttcgGTGGTTCCTGGCGGCGACGGGCAGGCGacgaggccgcggccgcggcagaTGATGATGGAGGCGGTGGGGGACCACCAGCTGACGGTGTCCAGGATCCGGACGGCGGTGTCCGTGCTCGGCCGCCGCACGGGCCACGCGCGCTtccgccgcggccccgccgccgtcgtggtggagcacccgtcgtcgtcgccggaccACCAGCAGCCGTCGGGGAGCGTGGCGGCGCCCGGCGTGGTGCTCGACCTGGTGGACTTCGTcaaggggcgcgggcggcgcgacAAGGCGGCGTTCAGCGCGTCGGCCTCGGGGGGCAGCTCATCGCTCCCCTCGACGACGACACTGACgagcctcaccgccggcgaagGGAGCGTGTCCAACGGCCGGTTCCCTCCTGTGGGGGGCGGCCACGCTGCCggcacgccgcggccgccggcggtgtCGATGCTGCAGCAGCCTGCTGCCCCCGATTACCACTACAcccccggcgccgcgccgggaAGCAAgtgcgccggccgcgcgcgctccGAGAACGACGCCGGCAAGGCGCACGCCGGCCGCTGTCACTGCTCCAAGAAACG CATGCCATGGCAGGAAGTCGCGCGTGAGGCGTGTGGTCCGCGTGCCGGCGATCAGCTCCCGGAACGCCGACATCCCGCCGGACGACTACTCCTGGCGCAAGTACGGCCAGAAGCCCATCAAGGGCTCGCCGTATCCGCG CGGGTACTACAAGTGCAGCACGGTGCGGGGGTGCCCGGCGCGGAAGCACGTGGAGCGCGACCCCGGCGAGCCGGCGATGCTCATCGTCACCTACGAGGGCGACCACCGCCACGACGGCCAGCAGGGCCGGGGGGACGCCGATGCCGCCGCGGCACCGCCGGAGCACATGTCGACGACCAAGTGAAGAACGAAGTTCATTCCAAGTCTCCGGCCCCTTTACCTTCTGCCCAGTAG
- the LOC120700444 gene encoding WRKY transcription factor WRKY51-like isoform X2, whose protein sequence is MITMDDLMSCGGGDSGGGGASVVPGGDGQATRPRPRQMMMEAVGDHQLTVSRIRTAVSVLGRRTGHARFRRGPAAVVVEHPSSSPDHQQPSGSVAAPGVVLDLVDFVKGRGRRDKAAFSASASGGSSSLPSTTTLTSLTAGEGSVSNGRFPPVGGGHAAGTPRPPAVSMLQQPAAPDYHYTPGAAPGSKCAGRARSENDAGKAHAGRCHCSKKRKSRVRRVVRVPAISSRNADIPPDDYSWRKYGQKPIKGSPYPRGYYKCSTVRGCPARKHVERDPGEPAMLIVTYEGDHRHDGQQGRGDADAAAAPPEHMSTTK, encoded by the exons ATGATCACCATGGACGATCTGatgagctgcggcggcggcgacagcggcggcggcggggcttcgGTGGTTCCTGGCGGCGACGGGCAGGCGacgaggccgcggccgcggcagaTGATGATGGAGGCGGTGGGGGACCACCAGCTGACGGTGTCCAGGATCCGGACGGCGGTGTCCGTGCTCGGCCGCCGCACGGGCCACGCGCGCTtccgccgcggccccgccgccgtcgtggtggagcacccgtcgtcgtcgccggaccACCAGCAGCCGTCGGGGAGCGTGGCGGCGCCCGGCGTGGTGCTCGACCTGGTGGACTTCGTcaaggggcgcgggcggcgcgacAAGGCGGCGTTCAGCGCGTCGGCCTCGGGGGGCAGCTCATCGCTCCCCTCGACGACGACACTGACgagcctcaccgccggcgaagGGAGCGTGTCCAACGGCCGGTTCCCTCCTGTGGGGGGCGGCCACGCTGCCggcacgccgcggccgccggcggtgtCGATGCTGCAGCAGCCTGCTGCCCCCGATTACCACTACAcccccggcgccgcgccgggaAGCAAgtgcgccggccgcgcgcgctccGAGAACGACGCCGGCAAGGCGCACGCCGGCCGCTGTCACTGCTCCAAGAAACG GAAGTCGCGCGTGAGGCGTGTGGTCCGCGTGCCGGCGATCAGCTCCCGGAACGCCGACATCCCGCCGGACGACTACTCCTGGCGCAAGTACGGCCAGAAGCCCATCAAGGGCTCGCCGTATCCGCG CGGGTACTACAAGTGCAGCACGGTGCGGGGGTGCCCGGCGCGGAAGCACGTGGAGCGCGACCCCGGCGAGCCGGCGATGCTCATCGTCACCTACGAGGGCGACCACCGCCACGACGGCCAGCAGGGCCGGGGGGACGCCGATGCCGCCGCGGCACCGCCGGAGCACATGTCGACGACCAAGTGA